Proteins from one Mycobacterium adipatum genomic window:
- the kdpA gene encoding potassium-transporting ATPase subunit KdpA codes for MSTTTAGIVFLAALVLALAVTHVPLGDYMYRVYTGTKDSRLERGIYKLIGADPKAEQTWGAYARSVLAFSAVGILFLFIFQLVQGKLPLSLTDPGTEMTPALAWNTAVSFVTNTNWQAYSGESTQGHLLQMAGLAVQNFVSAGVGMAVAVAFIRGLVRRSTGDLGNFWVDLTRGTIRILLPISVIGAIILVAGGAVQNFVVNDMVITTITGAQQTLPGGMVASQEVIKELGTNGGGFYNVNSAHPFENPTTWTNWLEILLLLLIPFALPRTFGRMVDSKKQGYAIASVMGIIAVISVGITMFFQLQAHGTVPSAVGAATEGVEQRFGVANSAVFAASTTLTSTGAVDSFHDSYTSLGGMILMFNMQLGEVAPGGVGSGLYGMLILAIITVFVAGLMVGRTPEYLGKKITPREIKLAATYFLITPLLVLTGTGIAMAMPGQRDGMLNSGPHGLSEVLYAFTSASNNNGSAFAGISVNTEWYNTALGLAMAFGRFLPIIMVLALAGSFAAQGKTPESVGTLPTHRPQFVGMVVGVTLILVALTFLPMLALGPLAEGIH; via the coding sequence GTGAGTACGACCACCGCGGGGATCGTGTTCCTCGCCGCACTGGTGCTCGCGCTGGCGGTCACCCATGTGCCGCTGGGCGACTACATGTATCGGGTCTACACCGGCACCAAAGACTCTCGCCTCGAACGCGGGATCTACAAACTCATCGGCGCCGACCCGAAGGCCGAGCAGACCTGGGGTGCCTACGCACGCAGCGTGCTCGCCTTCTCAGCAGTCGGCATCCTGTTCCTGTTCATCTTCCAGCTGGTGCAGGGCAAGCTGCCACTGAGCCTCACCGACCCGGGCACCGAGATGACCCCGGCGCTCGCGTGGAACACCGCGGTCAGCTTCGTGACCAACACCAACTGGCAGGCCTACTCGGGTGAATCCACCCAGGGGCACCTGCTGCAGATGGCCGGTCTTGCCGTGCAGAACTTCGTCTCGGCGGGCGTCGGCATGGCGGTGGCCGTGGCCTTTATCCGCGGGCTGGTCCGGCGCAGCACCGGCGACCTGGGCAACTTCTGGGTCGACCTGACCCGCGGCACCATCCGCATCCTGCTGCCGATCTCGGTCATCGGCGCCATCATCCTGGTCGCCGGCGGCGCCGTGCAGAACTTCGTGGTCAACGACATGGTGATCACCACGATCACCGGCGCCCAGCAGACCCTGCCCGGTGGCATGGTCGCCAGCCAGGAGGTCATCAAGGAACTCGGCACCAACGGCGGTGGGTTCTACAACGTCAACTCCGCGCATCCGTTCGAGAACCCCACGACATGGACGAACTGGCTGGAGATCCTTCTGCTGCTTCTCATTCCGTTCGCACTACCGCGCACGTTCGGCCGCATGGTGGACAGCAAGAAGCAGGGTTATGCAATTGCCTCGGTAATGGGCATCATCGCGGTGATCAGCGTCGGTATCACCATGTTCTTCCAGCTGCAGGCCCACGGCACCGTCCCGAGCGCCGTGGGGGCGGCCACCGAGGGCGTGGAACAACGCTTCGGCGTGGCCAACTCGGCGGTGTTCGCGGCCTCGACCACGCTCACATCGACCGGCGCGGTCGATTCGTTCCACGACTCCTACACCAGCCTCGGCGGCATGATCCTGATGTTCAACATGCAACTCGGCGAGGTCGCCCCCGGCGGTGTCGGGTCCGGTCTGTACGGCATGCTGATCCTGGCGATCATCACCGTGTTCGTCGCCGGCCTGATGGTGGGCCGTACCCCGGAATACCTTGGCAAGAAGATCACCCCGCGTGAAATCAAGCTCGCGGCAACGTACTTCCTGATCACCCCGCTGCTGGTGCTCACCGGCACCGGCATCGCCATGGCCATGCCGGGCCAGCGTGACGGCATGCTCAACTCCGGTCCCCACGGCCTGTCCGAGGTCCTCTACGCGTTCACCTCGGCATCCAACAACAACGGTTCGGCGTTCGCCGGCATCTCGGTCAACACCGAGTGGTACAACACCGCATTGGGCCTGGCCATGGCGTTCGGTCGCTTCCTGCCGATCATCATGGTGCTGGCATTGGCAGGGTCGTTTGCCGCACAGGGTAAGACACCCGAATCTGTCGGCACGCTGCCCACCCACCGACCGCAGTTCGTCGGAATGGTCGTCGGTGTCACCTTGATCCTGGTCGCCCTGACCTTCCTGCCCATGCTTGCGCTCGGGCCTCTTGCTGAAGGAATTCACTGA
- a CDS encoding maleylpyruvate isomerase family mycothiol-dependent enzyme, with the protein MTVSSVAETYDELAEGMAAVIASLRAEHWDRPSPCEGWTARDVLAHLIDSERDYLTGHGLPLPARPDLDDPAAAWSAHRAAVAELLADGSVAARGFDGHFGPTTVGDALLQFYGFDLIAHRWDLAAVTETPYRFTDRELDTLERSIAGWGEALYLDGVCKRAEIPDRADRQARVLAALGRIG; encoded by the coding sequence ATGACCGTTTCGAGTGTCGCAGAGACCTATGACGAACTGGCCGAGGGCATGGCGGCGGTGATCGCGAGCCTGCGCGCCGAACACTGGGACCGGCCCAGCCCGTGCGAGGGGTGGACCGCACGCGATGTGCTGGCCCACCTGATCGACTCCGAGCGCGACTATCTGACCGGCCACGGCCTGCCGCTGCCGGCGCGGCCCGATCTCGACGACCCGGCGGCGGCGTGGTCCGCCCACCGGGCCGCCGTCGCCGAACTGCTCGCCGACGGTTCGGTCGCCGCGCGTGGCTTCGACGGGCACTTCGGACCCACCACCGTCGGCGATGCGCTGCTGCAGTTCTACGGATTCGACCTGATCGCGCACCGCTGGGATCTGGCCGCCGTCACCGAGACGCCGTACCGCTTCACCGACCGGGAACTCGACACGCTCGAGCGGTCCATCGCCGGCTGGGGTGAGGCGCTCTACCTGGACGGGGTGTGCAAACGGGCCGAGATTCCCGACCGGGCCGACCGCCAGGCCCGGGTGCTGGCCGCCCTGGGCCGCATCGGCTGA
- a CDS encoding potassium-transporting ATPase subunit C — protein sequence MYFTNLVRQHVAALRALLVFTVIFGFAYPIGIWLVAQLPGLQDKADGSLIEVNGQVVGSSLIGQLFTDSDGNALPQYFQSRPSAAGDGYDPLSTSASNLGPEDIVDTADRTSLLSTVCGRSVAVGDLEGVSGDRPFCTEDGVGAVLSVIGPREATGNVTAPTRVVSVNQMCPATPFMATYRGVRVECAEPGADYTAGQLVPVHGPVTDPQVPADAVTASGSGLDPHISPAYADLQVDRVATARGIAPETVRALVAEHTDGRTLGFMGEPRVNVLQLNLALDGLGG from the coding sequence ATGTACTTCACCAATCTCGTTCGCCAACACGTCGCGGCACTGCGCGCGCTGCTGGTGTTCACCGTGATCTTCGGGTTCGCCTACCCGATCGGCATCTGGCTGGTCGCACAGCTTCCCGGCCTGCAGGACAAGGCCGACGGCTCGCTGATCGAGGTAAACGGACAGGTGGTGGGCAGCAGCCTCATCGGCCAGTTGTTCACCGACTCCGACGGCAACGCACTGCCGCAGTACTTCCAGTCCCGGCCATCCGCGGCCGGCGACGGGTATGACCCGTTGTCCACCAGCGCGTCCAACCTCGGCCCGGAGGACATCGTGGACACCGCCGATCGCACCAGCCTGCTGTCCACAGTGTGTGGACGCAGTGTCGCCGTGGGCGACCTCGAGGGTGTGTCCGGAGACCGGCCGTTCTGCACCGAAGATGGCGTGGGCGCTGTTCTCTCGGTTATCGGCCCGCGTGAGGCGACCGGCAATGTCACCGCGCCGACCCGGGTCGTCAGCGTCAATCAGATGTGCCCGGCCACCCCGTTCATGGCGACCTACCGCGGTGTACGGGTGGAATGCGCCGAACCCGGCGCCGACTACACGGCGGGCCAACTGGTCCCCGTGCACGGCCCGGTGACCGACCCGCAGGTGCCGGCCGACGCCGTCACCGCCAGCGGCAGTGGGCTGGACCCGCACATCTCCCCCGCCTACGCCGACCTGCAGGTCGACCGGGTCGCCACGGCCCGCGGCATCGCGCCCGAGACGGTTCGCGCACTCGTGGCCGAGCACACCGACGGCCGCACGCTGGGCTTCATGGGTGAGCCACGGGTCAATGTGCTGCAGCTCAACCTCGCCCTCGACGGCCTAGGTGGATGA
- a CDS encoding sensor histidine kinase, with translation MDDGNVTDRAKRGELRIYLGAAPGVGKTYAMLGEAHRRLERGTDLVAAVVETHGRAKTAELLDGIEIIPPRYIEYRGSRFPELDVDAVLARHPQVVLVDELAHTNTPGSANAKRWQDIEQLLAAGITVITTVNVQHLESLNDVVTQITGIEQQEKVPDEVVRAADQVELVDITPEALRRRLSHGNVYSPERIDAALSNYFRRGNLTALRELALLWLADQVDAALAKYRSDNKITATWEARERVVVAVTGGKESETLVRRASRIASKSSAELMIVHVVRGDGLAGVSAPMMGAVRDLAASLGATLHTVVGDDVPAALLEFARDMNATQLVLGTSRRSRWARIFDEGIGATVVQNSEGIDVHMVTHDEAGRGSARQTPKPWQRHALSWLAAVLVPTVLCALTVLLLDPFLGLSGESALFFIGVLAVALLGGMAPAALSAVLSGLLLNYFLAEPRHTFTIAEPDSAITIAVLGMVAVAVAALVDGAAKRAREARRASQEAELLAHFAGSVLRGADPAALLERVREVYSQGSVSLLREHDGDTEVVACAGDDPCVTVERADTAIEAGDDEFWLLLAGRKLGARDRRVLGAVAKQAAGLVRQRELISEAGRAEAIARADELRRSLLSAVSHDLRTPLAAAKAAVSSLRSQDVDFSAEDTAELLATVEESIDQLTALVGNLLDSSRLAAGVVRPELRRVYMEEAVQRALLGISRRTTELVDRVKVDVGDAVALADPGLLERVLVNVIDNALRYAPDGPVRVNAGRVGERVLITIADEGPGIPRDAEEQLFAPFQRLGDQDNTTGVGLGLSVANGFVAAMGGYIAANDTPGGGLTVVIDLAAPSQSDGDVLGSGS, from the coding sequence GTGGATGATGGGAACGTGACCGACCGAGCGAAACGCGGGGAGCTGCGCATCTATCTGGGCGCGGCTCCCGGCGTCGGCAAGACCTACGCCATGCTCGGCGAGGCGCACCGCCGGCTGGAGCGCGGCACCGACCTGGTGGCCGCCGTCGTCGAAACGCATGGCCGCGCGAAGACCGCCGAACTGCTCGATGGTATCGAGATCATCCCACCGCGCTACATCGAGTACCGCGGCAGCCGGTTCCCCGAACTCGATGTCGACGCGGTACTGGCCCGGCACCCGCAGGTGGTCCTGGTCGACGAACTGGCGCACACCAACACCCCGGGCAGCGCGAACGCCAAGCGCTGGCAGGACATCGAACAGTTGCTGGCCGCGGGCATCACGGTCATCACCACCGTGAACGTCCAGCACCTGGAAAGCCTCAACGACGTGGTAACCCAGATCACCGGGATCGAGCAGCAGGAGAAGGTGCCCGACGAGGTGGTGCGCGCCGCCGATCAGGTCGAGCTGGTGGATATCACCCCGGAAGCGCTACGGCGCAGACTCTCCCACGGCAATGTGTACTCCCCCGAACGCATCGACGCCGCCCTGTCAAACTACTTCCGGCGCGGCAACCTGACCGCACTGCGCGAGCTGGCCTTGCTGTGGCTGGCCGATCAGGTCGACGCCGCGCTGGCGAAGTACCGCTCCGACAACAAGATCACCGCCACCTGGGAGGCCCGCGAACGCGTCGTCGTCGCGGTCACCGGGGGCAAGGAATCCGAGACGCTGGTGCGCCGCGCCTCCCGGATCGCGTCCAAGTCCAGCGCGGAGCTGATGATCGTGCACGTGGTGCGCGGTGACGGTCTGGCCGGGGTGTCGGCGCCCATGATGGGCGCCGTCCGCGATCTCGCCGCCAGTCTCGGCGCCACCCTGCACACCGTCGTCGGCGATGACGTGCCGGCCGCGCTGCTGGAATTCGCCCGCGATATGAACGCCACCCAACTCGTGCTCGGCACCTCGCGCCGGTCGCGGTGGGCCCGCATCTTCGACGAGGGCATCGGCGCCACGGTGGTGCAGAACTCCGAGGGCATCGATGTGCACATGGTGACCCACGACGAGGCGGGGCGCGGATCGGCGCGGCAGACCCCCAAACCGTGGCAGCGCCATGCCCTTTCGTGGTTGGCGGCGGTGCTGGTGCCGACCGTGCTGTGCGCGCTGACGGTGCTGCTGTTGGACCCGTTCCTCGGGCTCAGCGGTGAGAGCGCGCTGTTCTTCATCGGCGTCCTGGCCGTGGCGCTGCTCGGTGGGATGGCGCCCGCCGCGCTCTCGGCGGTGCTCTCGGGTCTGCTGCTCAACTATTTCCTGGCCGAACCGCGGCACACCTTCACCATCGCCGAACCGGACAGCGCCATCACGATCGCCGTCCTCGGCATGGTCGCCGTGGCGGTCGCCGCACTGGTGGACGGGGCGGCCAAACGGGCGCGCGAGGCGCGGCGCGCCTCCCAGGAGGCCGAGCTGCTGGCGCATTTCGCCGGTTCGGTGCTGCGTGGCGCCGACCCCGCCGCACTGCTGGAGCGGGTCCGCGAGGTGTACTCGCAGGGCTCGGTCAGCCTGCTGCGCGAGCACGACGGGGACACCGAGGTGGTCGCGTGCGCCGGCGACGACCCATGCGTGACGGTCGAGCGCGCCGACACCGCCATCGAGGCCGGCGATGACGAGTTCTGGCTGCTGCTGGCCGGGCGCAAGCTGGGCGCCCGGGACCGCCGGGTGCTCGGCGCCGTCGCCAAGCAGGCCGCCGGCCTGGTTCGGCAACGCGAGCTGATCTCTGAGGCCGGCCGGGCCGAGGCCATCGCACGCGCCGACGAACTGCGCCGCTCGCTGCTGTCGGCGGTCAGCCATGATCTGCGCACCCCGCTGGCGGCGGCCAAGGCCGCGGTGTCCAGCCTGCGCAGCCAGGATGTCGACTTTTCCGCCGAGGACACCGCCGAACTGCTGGCCACCGTGGAGGAGTCCATCGACCAGTTGACCGCGCTGGTGGGTAATCTGCTGGACTCGTCGCGGCTGGCCGCCGGGGTGGTCCGCCCGGAGCTGCGCCGGGTGTATATGGAGGAGGCGGTCCAGCGTGCGCTGTTGGGAATCAGCAGGCGGACAACCGAGTTGGTGGACCGGGTGAAGGTCGATGTGGGCGACGCCGTGGCGCTGGCCGACCCCGGTCTGCTGGAGCGGGTGCTGGTCAACGTCATCGACAATGCGCTGCGCTACGCGCCGGACGGGCCCGTGCGGGTCAACGCCGGCCGGGTGGGCGAGCGGGTGCTGATCACCATCGCCGACGAGGGGCCGGGCATCCCGCGTGATGCGGAGGAACAGTTGTTCGCCCCGTTTCAGCGCCTGGGCGATCAGGACAACACCACCGGCGTGGGGCTGGGGCTTTCGGTGGCGAACGGATTCGTCGCCGCCATGGGCGGTTACATCGCGGCCAACGACACCCCCGGCGGCGGGCTCACCGTGGTGATCGACCTGGCCGCGCCCTCACAGAGCGACGGGGACGTGCTGGGGAGTGGCTCATGA
- a CDS encoding response regulator encodes MTRVLVIDDEPQILRALRINLSVRGYEVTTAATGAEALRAAADHRPDVVILDLGLPDISGIEVLAGLRGWLTVPVIVLSARTDSSDKVEALDAGADDYVTKPFGMDEFLARLRAAVRRASSTTEEDQPVIETSSFTVDLAAKKVTRSGVEVHLTPTEWGMLEMLVRHRGKLVGREELLKEVWGPSYAKETHYLRVYLAQLRRKLEVDPSHPKHLITEAGMGYRFQE; translated from the coding sequence ATGACCCGCGTCCTGGTGATCGATGACGAACCGCAGATCCTGCGCGCCCTGCGGATCAACCTGTCGGTGCGCGGATACGAGGTCACCACAGCGGCCACCGGCGCCGAGGCGCTGCGGGCGGCCGCCGACCACCGCCCCGACGTGGTGATCCTGGACCTCGGCCTGCCCGATATCTCCGGTATCGAGGTACTGGCCGGGCTGCGCGGCTGGCTCACCGTCCCGGTGATCGTGCTCTCGGCACGCACCGATTCCTCGGACAAGGTGGAGGCGCTGGACGCCGGCGCCGACGACTACGTCACCAAGCCGTTCGGGATGGACGAGTTCCTGGCCCGGCTGCGCGCGGCCGTGCGGCGTGCCAGCAGTACCACCGAAGAGGATCAGCCCGTCATCGAAACCTCCTCGTTCACGGTGGATCTGGCCGCCAAGAAGGTCACCCGCAGCGGCGTCGAGGTGCACCTGACCCCGACCGAGTGGGGCATGTTGGAGATGCTGGTGCGCCACCGCGGCAAGCTGGTGGGCCGCGAGGAACTGCTCAAGGAGGTGTGGGGACCCTCCTACGCCAAGGAGACCCACTATCTGCGGGTCTACCTGGCGCAGCTGCGCCGCAAGCTGGAGGTCGACCCGTCCCATCCCAAGCATCTGATCACCGAGGCCGGAATGGGATACCGCTTCCAGGAGTAG
- the kdpB gene encoding potassium-transporting ATPase subunit KdpB, with translation MPSATDDSAAPAQPKATKKAVSGGLLDPKMLWKSLPDALRKLDPRTMWRNPVMFIVEIGAVWSTVLAVTEPSWFAWLIVAWLWLTVIFANLAEAVAEGRGKSQADSLRKAKTDTMARRVTASGGEEAVAAPLLQQGDVVVVEAGQVIPGDGDVIEGIASVDESAITGESAPVVRESGGDRSAVTGGTTVLSDRIVVKITQKPGESFIDRMIGLVEGADRQKTPNEIALNILLASLSIIFVFAVATLQPVAIFSKANNPGVPDSLSLNSFGVTGIVMVALLVCLIPTTIGALLSAIGIAGMDRLVQRNVLAMSGRAVEAAGDVNTLLLDKTGTITLGNRQAGDFVPLTGVTVEELADAAQLSSLADETPEGRSIVVYAKQAYGLRARTPGELSHAHWVEFTAQTRMSGVDVDDHKLRKGATQSVAEWIRSEGGTVPNELGDIVTGISQAGGTPLAVGEVRDGTARVLGVIHLKDVVKDGMRERFDEMRRMGIKTIMITGDNPMTAKAIAEEAGVDDFLAEATPEDKMALIKKEQAGGKLVAMTGDGTNDAPALAQADVGVAMNTGTSAAKEAGNMVDLDSDPTKLIEIVEIGKQLLITRGALTTFSIANDIAKYFAIIPALFVAIFPGLDVLNIMRLHSPQSAILSAVIFNALVIIALIPLSLKGVQYTPSSASKLLSRNLYIYGLGGIIAPFIGIKLIDLIIQLFPGM, from the coding sequence ATGCCGTCAGCCACCGATGATTCGGCCGCACCCGCGCAACCGAAGGCAACCAAGAAGGCCGTCAGCGGCGGCCTGCTCGACCCCAAGATGTTGTGGAAGTCGTTGCCGGATGCGCTGCGAAAGCTCGATCCCCGCACGATGTGGCGCAACCCGGTCATGTTCATCGTCGAGATCGGTGCGGTATGGAGCACTGTCCTGGCAGTCACCGAACCATCATGGTTCGCCTGGTTGATCGTGGCCTGGTTGTGGCTGACGGTCATTTTCGCCAATCTCGCCGAGGCCGTTGCCGAAGGCCGCGGGAAGTCGCAGGCAGACAGCCTGCGCAAGGCTAAGACCGACACCATGGCGCGTCGCGTCACCGCTTCCGGCGGCGAGGAAGCCGTCGCGGCACCCCTACTGCAACAGGGCGATGTCGTCGTGGTCGAGGCCGGACAGGTCATCCCCGGCGACGGCGATGTCATCGAAGGTATTGCCTCAGTGGATGAATCGGCCATCACCGGCGAATCCGCCCCGGTTGTCCGGGAGTCCGGTGGCGACCGATCGGCAGTCACCGGCGGCACCACGGTACTGAGTGACCGCATCGTCGTGAAGATCACCCAGAAGCCGGGCGAGAGCTTCATCGACCGGATGATCGGGCTGGTCGAGGGTGCGGACAGGCAGAAGACGCCCAACGAGATCGCGCTCAACATCCTGTTGGCATCCCTGAGCATCATCTTCGTGTTCGCGGTAGCGACCCTGCAGCCGGTGGCCATCTTCTCCAAGGCCAACAACCCCGGCGTACCGGATTCTTTGTCGCTGAACAGCTTCGGCGTCACCGGTATCGTCATGGTGGCCCTGCTGGTCTGCCTCATCCCCACCACGATCGGCGCCCTGCTGAGCGCCATCGGCATCGCCGGTATGGACCGCTTGGTGCAACGCAACGTGCTGGCCATGAGTGGCCGCGCGGTCGAGGCCGCCGGCGACGTGAACACTCTGCTGCTCGACAAGACCGGCACCATCACCCTCGGCAACCGGCAGGCCGGCGATTTCGTCCCGCTGACCGGTGTCACCGTCGAGGAGCTCGCCGACGCCGCGCAGTTGTCCAGCCTGGCCGACGAAACACCCGAGGGTCGTTCGATCGTGGTGTACGCCAAGCAGGCGTACGGTCTGCGGGCCCGCACCCCCGGCGAACTCAGCCACGCCCACTGGGTCGAGTTCACCGCACAAACCCGGATGTCGGGTGTGGATGTCGACGATCACAAGCTACGCAAGGGTGCCACGCAATCGGTCGCGGAGTGGATCCGTTCCGAGGGTGGCACCGTGCCCAACGAGCTCGGCGATATCGTCACCGGCATCTCACAAGCCGGCGGCACCCCGCTGGCGGTCGGCGAGGTACGCGACGGCACCGCCCGCGTGCTCGGTGTCATCCATCTCAAGGACGTCGTCAAGGACGGCATGCGGGAGCGCTTCGACGAGATGCGCCGCATGGGCATCAAGACGATCATGATCACCGGCGATAACCCGATGACCGCCAAAGCGATTGCCGAAGAGGCCGGTGTCGACGACTTCCTGGCAGAGGCCACGCCCGAGGACAAGATGGCCTTGATCAAGAAGGAGCAGGCCGGGGGCAAGCTGGTCGCCATGACCGGTGACGGCACCAACGACGCACCGGCGCTGGCACAGGCGGACGTCGGCGTGGCCATGAACACCGGCACCTCGGCGGCCAAAGAGGCCGGCAACATGGTCGACCTCGATTCGGATCCGACCAAGCTCATCGAGATCGTCGAGATCGGCAAGCAGCTTCTGATCACCCGAGGAGCACTCACCACGTTCAGTATCGCCAACGATATCGCCAAGTACTTCGCCATCATCCCGGCGCTGTTCGTCGCGATCTTCCCCGGCTTGGATGTGCTCAACATCATGCGGTTGCACAGTCCGCAGTCGGCGATCCTGTCCGCGGTGATCTTCAACGCGCTGGTCATCATCGCACTGATCCCGCTGTCACTGAAGGGTGTGCAGTACACACCCAGCAGTGCGTCGAAGTTGTTGAGCCGCAACCTCTACATCTACGGCCTCGGCGGCATCATCGCGCCCTTCATCGGCATCAAACTGATCGACCTGATCATCCAACTCTTCCCGGGAATGTGA
- a CDS encoding helix-turn-helix domain-containing protein — MGELDKPDNSVAAEPAHLLDPAHRAAIAMTRPAAPADLAGLVRRFWMPVWRVPAGEVYTQRVLQYPVCLMVVTAEYARFYGPSSGVASTPLTGDGWAAGVMFEPAAGALLTGGPVSRWTDAHGELAALFGARGAALADRVRATRAPDPVAPAAQSAAVECYRQFLCDYLPVDEQGLMVNEVVAYVEDTPEVTRVADICMRFAIGERTLQRLLRHRVGLTPKWLVRRRRIQDATWRLRTGATTMAAVAADLGYADEAHLSRDFRRVTGATPGAFAARYAL, encoded by the coding sequence GTGGGCGAATTGGACAAACCCGACAACTCCGTCGCCGCGGAGCCGGCGCACCTGCTCGATCCGGCGCACCGGGCCGCGATCGCGATGACCCGGCCCGCCGCGCCGGCCGACCTCGCGGGTCTGGTCCGACGGTTCTGGATGCCGGTGTGGCGGGTACCGGCCGGTGAGGTCTACACCCAGCGGGTGTTGCAGTACCCGGTCTGTCTGATGGTCGTCACCGCGGAGTACGCCCGGTTTTACGGGCCCTCGTCGGGTGTCGCCAGTACCCCGTTGACCGGGGACGGATGGGCGGCCGGGGTGATGTTCGAACCGGCCGCCGGGGCGCTGCTCACCGGCGGCCCGGTGTCGCGGTGGACCGATGCCCACGGCGAACTGGCCGCACTGTTCGGCGCCCGCGGGGCCGCGCTGGCCGACCGGGTCCGCGCGACGAGGGCACCCGATCCGGTCGCGCCGGCCGCACAGTCGGCCGCCGTCGAGTGCTACCGGCAATTCCTATGCGACTACCTACCCGTCGACGAACAGGGCCTGATGGTCAATGAGGTGGTCGCCTATGTGGAGGACACCCCGGAGGTGACCCGCGTTGCCGATATCTGCATGCGATTCGCGATCGGCGAGCGCACTCTGCAGCGGCTGCTCCGCCACCGGGTGGGGCTGACCCCCAAGTGGCTGGTGCGCCGCCGCCGCATCCAGGACGCGACGTGGCGGTTGCGCACCGGGGCGACCACGATGGCCGCGGTCGCCGCAGATCTCGGCTACGCCGACGAGGCCCACCTCAGCCGGGACTTCCGCCGCGTCACCGGTGCGACACCGGGCGCGTTCGCCGCCCGCTACGCGCTGTGA